The Gloeothece verrucosa PCC 7822 genome contains a region encoding:
- a CDS encoding DUF4926 domain-containing protein, giving the protein MAQIQLHDTVALVEDTKTQRFMTEQEIILRRGQVGTVVEKYKDGEAFEVEFSDDKGQTYALLTVKSEKLMPLFYNLSVVG; this is encoded by the coding sequence ATGGCTCAAATTCAACTACATGATACAGTTGCCCTGGTTGAAGATACAAAAACTCAACGATTCATGACGGAACAAGAAATTATCTTGCGTCGGGGACAAGTAGGAACGGTTGTGGAAAAATATAAAGATGGAGAAGCATTTGAAGTTGAGTTTTCTGATGATAAGGGACAAACGTATGCTCTGTTAACTGTTAAATCGGAAAAACTAATGCCTCTTTTTTATAATTTATCGGTAGTGGGTTAA
- a CDS encoding IS1634 family transposase → MYIERVPNRNSPPAVLLRESYREGNQVKKRTLANLSSLPEEIIDNMKLVLKGASVSMTEAIPDNFEVIRSLPHGHVMVIVEMVKKLGLDKIIGESPSRIRNLVVAMIIARIINPKSKLATVREFNRETCSNSLGEILNLEKADEDELYDALDWLLDKQEKIENKLASLHLESGALVLYDVTSTYLEGSGCALGKYGYNRDKKKGKTQIVFGLLCDKNGCPIAVEVFEGNTSDSSTLSGQIEKVRKRFGIKNVIWVTDRGILTSSKIDELVKPLPGLDYITGLTRTSLKKLAEVEAIQLGLFDEVNLVEFESKDYPSERLIACRNPLVAEKNQKQRETLLKIVEEQFELIIQATKREKRALKGADKIALRVGKVLNKYKINKYYNLEITESEFTYQRKQELIAQEIALDGVYILRTSVDKTLMDGVEVVKAYKSLSTVEEAFRCYKSIDLKVRPIYHYKGDRVKAHIFLCMLAYYVEWHLKQELASLLFEDEKIDDSGAELCYTHPNQDIIKACRSDIAIAKDRKKRGKDNFPVHSFRTLMEDLGTICLSTVQCKLPSGQYIFSKITRPTELQQKVLDLLDISLFCTQ, encoded by the coding sequence ATGTATATAGAAAGAGTGCCTAATAGAAATTCACCCCCGGCTGTCCTTCTTCGTGAATCCTATAGAGAGGGAAATCAAGTTAAAAAAAGAACTCTGGCTAATTTATCTTCTTTGCCCGAGGAAATTATTGATAATATGAAACTCGTATTGAAAGGCGCGTCGGTTTCAATGACCGAAGCGATACCTGATAATTTTGAGGTAATAAGAAGCCTGCCTCACGGTCATGTGATGGTCATAGTAGAAATGGTTAAAAAGTTAGGTCTAGACAAAATTATTGGAGAAAGTCCATCTCGAATTAGAAACTTAGTTGTGGCGATGATAATTGCTAGAATTATCAATCCTAAATCCAAATTAGCAACAGTAAGAGAATTCAATCGGGAGACTTGTAGTAATAGTTTAGGAGAGATATTAAATCTAGAGAAGGCTGATGAAGATGAATTATATGATGCTCTGGACTGGTTATTAGACAAACAAGAAAAAATTGAAAATAAGTTAGCGAGTTTACATTTAGAGTCTGGAGCATTGGTTCTATATGATGTTACCTCAACTTATCTAGAAGGCTCTGGATGTGCATTGGGAAAGTATGGATATAATCGAGATAAGAAAAAGGGAAAAACCCAGATAGTATTTGGACTGCTATGTGATAAGAATGGCTGTCCGATAGCTGTAGAAGTTTTTGAGGGAAATACCTCAGATAGTAGCACGCTTTCTGGACAAATAGAAAAAGTCAGAAAACGATTTGGTATTAAAAATGTCATTTGGGTAACGGATAGAGGGATCTTAACTTCTTCAAAAATTGATGAATTAGTCAAACCCTTACCAGGATTAGATTATATTACTGGTCTAACTAGAACAAGCCTTAAAAAATTAGCTGAAGTAGAAGCAATCCAATTAGGATTATTTGACGAGGTAAATCTAGTCGAATTTGAAAGTAAAGATTACCCTTCGGAAAGATTAATTGCTTGTCGAAATCCTTTGGTTGCTGAAAAAAATCAAAAACAGAGAGAAACGTTGCTTAAAATAGTAGAAGAACAATTCGAGTTGATTATTCAAGCCACAAAAAGAGAAAAACGAGCCTTAAAAGGTGCGGATAAGATAGCCTTAAGGGTTGGCAAGGTATTAAACAAATATAAAATTAATAAATATTATAACTTAGAAATAACTGAGTCCGAATTCACTTATCAAAGAAAACAAGAACTGATTGCCCAAGAAATCGCTTTAGATGGGGTTTACATTTTGAGAACTTCTGTAGATAAAACATTGATGGATGGGGTAGAAGTCGTCAAGGCTTACAAAAGTTTATCTACCGTAGAAGAGGCTTTTCGTTGTTATAAATCTATCGATTTAAAAGTGCGTCCAATTTATCATTACAAGGGAGACAGAGTTAAAGCTCATATCTTCTTGTGTATGTTAGCTTACTATGTAGAATGGCATTTAAAACAAGAACTAGCTTCTTTATTGTTTGAAGATGAAAAAATTGATGATAGTGGTGCGGAACTCTGCTATACGCACCCCAATCAAGATATTATCAAAGCTTGTCGTAGTGATATAGCCATAGCTAAAGATAGAAAAAAACGTGGAAAAGATAATTTTCCCGTTCATAGCTTCCGTACTTTAATGGAAGATTTAGGAACAATTTGTTTGAGTACAGTACAATGTAAATTACCAAGTGGACAATATATTTTTTCCAAGATAACTCGACCAACTGAACTCCAACAGAAAGTCTTAGATTTATTAGATATTTCTCTATTTTGTACCCAGTAA
- a CDS encoding ExeA family protein — protein sequence MLIEVMEHYSLVREFRRAGYYETVHQQQLFKEIKAAIASGRLVALTGVVGCGKTVTLRRLQAALIKEGKILVSKSLSVDKNRATLTTLISALFYDLSADKTVKIPSQGEKRERELRELIRKGKKPVALFVDEAHDLHSKTLTGLKRLIEVVEDGGGILSVVLAGHPKLKNDLRRPTMEEIGYRAAVFSLDGLIGSQREYIEWLVKVCTPEKTQLQDILLPEAIDLLASRLRTPLQIEQHLSLAFEEAYQMGEKTVSVDIIESVLSKQIDDLEPTLTRHGYNVKSLAEQFNTKPAEIRSLFGGQLDAVRAQELREQMLAAGLPI from the coding sequence ATGCTCATTGAAGTGATGGAACACTATAGCTTAGTACGAGAATTCCGTCGCGCTGGTTATTATGAAACAGTCCATCAACAACAGCTTTTTAAAGAGATTAAAGCGGCAATCGCTTCGGGGCGGTTGGTAGCACTGACAGGTGTCGTGGGTTGTGGCAAAACTGTTACTTTACGTAGATTACAAGCCGCATTGATTAAAGAAGGGAAAATTCTGGTTTCTAAATCTCTCTCAGTAGACAAAAATCGAGCGACTTTGACAACTTTAATTTCGGCTCTTTTTTACGATCTTAGTGCCGATAAAACTGTTAAAATTCCTTCTCAAGGAGAAAAAAGAGAACGAGAACTCCGAGAATTAATCCGTAAAGGCAAAAAACCGGTAGCTTTATTTGTCGATGAAGCCCATGATTTACATAGTAAAACTTTAACGGGACTGAAACGTTTAATTGAAGTCGTCGAAGATGGGGGAGGCATTCTCTCAGTAGTATTAGCTGGACATCCGAAGTTAAAAAATGATTTACGTCGTCCAACAATGGAAGAAATTGGCTATCGAGCGGCGGTTTTTTCTTTGGATGGTTTAATAGGCTCTCAACGGGAATATATCGAATGGTTAGTCAAAGTTTGTACACCAGAAAAAACACAATTACAAGATATTTTACTTCCAGAGGCGATTGATTTATTAGCATCTCGACTAAGAACTCCTCTACAAATCGAGCAGCATTTATCATTAGCTTTTGAGGAAGCTTATCAAATGGGAGAAAAAACCGTTTCTGTTGATATTATCGAGTCAGTTCTTTCAAAACAAATTGATGATTTAGAACCGACATTAACTCGACATGGTTACAACGTAAAAAGCTTGGCAGAACAGTTTAATACTAAGCCGGCTGAAATTCGTTCTTTATTCGGTGGACAACTTGATGCAGTGCGGGCACAGGAGTTACGCGAACAAATGTTAGCAGCCGGTTTACCCATTTAA
- a CDS encoding DUF6883 domain-containing protein, which produces MKLPYGNLVDRQQIIDKLTTYSLNFEHKEGKHKARLFRDQLGIVLENQEILLTALLQAAINEELMYQTTSEYGNKYVIDFNLTTEVGTSIIRSCWIIRIGEVYPRLITVYPID; this is translated from the coding sequence ATGAAGCTCCCTTATGGGAATCTAGTTGATCGGCAACAAATAATCGATAAGCTAACAACTTATTCTTTGAACTTTGAGCATAAAGAGGGAAAACATAAAGCTCGTCTTTTTAGGGACCAATTGGGAATCGTTTTAGAAAATCAAGAAATTCTTCTTACGGCTCTGCTCCAAGCAGCAATAAATGAAGAATTAATGTACCAAACAACCAGCGAGTATGGGAATAAATACGTGATTGATTTTAATTTAACAACGGAGGTAGGAACATCTATAATTAGAAGTTGTTGGATTATTCGCATTGGTGAAGTTTATCCAAGGCTGATAACGGTTTATCCAATCGATTAA
- a CDS encoding nucleotidyltransferase family protein has translation MNNFQQFQSNSAQKPITNFPHSQLATYRETAKTNLQKSQIQRAQRREKAWQLVEVATSLLKEKFRATKVMVFGSLLEQDRFNLWSDIDIAAWGISPEDTFQAIGEVRELDETIEINLVDVETCQSELLENILLKGKVM, from the coding sequence ATGAATAATTTTCAACAGTTTCAAAGCAATAGCGCTCAAAAGCCAATTACTAATTTTCCCCACTCCCAACTGGCAACCTATCGAGAGACCGCTAAAACCAATTTACAAAAAAGTCAGATACAACGGGCACAAAGACGAGAAAAAGCATGGCAATTAGTTGAAGTAGCAACCTCTTTGTTAAAAGAAAAATTTAGAGCCACTAAAGTTATGGTATTTGGCTCGCTGCTAGAGCAAGATCGTTTTAATTTATGGTCTGATATCGATATTGCTGCATGGGGTATCTCCCCTGAAGATACGTTTCAAGCCATAGGAGAAGTAAGAGAATTGGATGAAACTATTGAAATCAATTTAGTAGATGTTGAGACTTGCCAATCAGAATTATTAGAAAACATTTTGCTCAAAGGAAAAGTGATGTGA
- a CDS encoding protelomerase family protein — MTSAFLDSYDLTREEIIARYRSRIVASKRSKLSKGELEQLILHFIEGLKTLCEPSVIKLLCDAEIALLQEGYAQSTVAFDYLPKYRKAIENAIASKIIPITATNSHHYIHTQRVTGIEEERSEHYALTYLKYDEATYESLDSRSQQINRHRQLTLKGVNPNQYLEQLHHLLQSQDQFALHHQAIAIAGLTGRRIGEVVARGKFTLSTHPYLLRFLGHSKTERDAYDIVTLIPASELLPFIDQFRSSSEIKPLNQLEPEELATQINKFNVQINRECNKHLAEIVPALEGKENISVHNLRSLWGVIAAYFFCPPSSHEYPFLQHYLGHVMESSATGHYFRYRLVDAAGDYLEDRGILIPSQGELPKPPADEGHSTQSRRDENNCITDSVYTNISEERERLLNSDNYLEVLTGLMAVTGRTPAELFKSAVFKPDASDPRAVLFSSTITNVHYRLVTLVDAILVLEAIQRLKKFQEAQFLLYQTPEFIDSHCLPNVQQVIAKHFPYQNIEEMKDAYHQGAGPLTLVPLNDDDTLIQLSPEMRTQLMAIADRLSFKGSHTDIINALLDWVTTQLDSQSGQIPSSSPLLATSSVMETVNYQAQTLSWLTTEVTHLRQQVSQLELENRELNSQLHAANQPNCELEHLKEDHAALEHSLKAANQKIEQFKRLLFDEDQPTPPPQTTSSRDDNLSPPTASFQCVIVPTPSHEAPPSTPSQSPSEKIPPQPTHKKPTGSSNYPPAPLRTGVSQSSRAYQRANAIFEKIQQWNQQHPQSTFALNAGLLEQTFGIHRAVAKEWITQNRELIEQYHLSIGVGNARGHNRGKDTTPLQAFVREQ, encoded by the coding sequence ATGACATCGGCTTTTCTCGATTCCTATGACCTAACTAGAGAAGAGATTATCGCTCGTTACCGCAGTCGCATTGTCGCATCTAAGCGTTCTAAACTGAGTAAAGGCGAATTAGAACAATTAATCCTACATTTCATCGAGGGACTGAAAACTCTCTGTGAACCATCAGTGATCAAATTGCTGTGCGATGCTGAGATCGCCCTTCTACAAGAAGGTTATGCCCAGTCTACTGTGGCTTTTGATTATCTGCCTAAATATCGTAAAGCTATTGAGAATGCGATCGCTTCTAAGATAATTCCTATTACTGCTACCAACAGCCATCACTACATTCATACTCAACGGGTTACGGGGATAGAAGAAGAACGAAGTGAACACTACGCTCTTACTTACCTCAAATATGATGAGGCTACTTATGAATCCCTCGACTCCCGTAGTCAACAAATTAACCGTCATCGCCAATTAACTCTTAAAGGAGTTAACCCAAACCAATATTTGGAGCAACTCCATCACCTGCTACAAAGCCAGGATCAATTTGCCCTCCATCATCAGGCGATCGCTATCGCCGGATTAACTGGCCGCCGTATTGGAGAAGTCGTAGCTAGAGGCAAGTTTACTCTCTCAACCCATCCCTATTTACTTCGCTTCCTTGGTCATTCTAAAACCGAGCGAGATGCTTACGATATCGTGACTCTAATACCGGCATCGGAGTTATTACCATTCATTGATCAGTTTCGCTCTTCATCAGAAATTAAGCCGCTCAACCAATTGGAACCGGAAGAGTTAGCCACACAAATCAATAAATTTAACGTCCAAATTAATCGAGAGTGTAACAAACACCTCGCAGAGATTGTACCTGCCTTAGAAGGAAAGGAAAATATTAGTGTTCATAATTTACGTTCTCTTTGGGGGGTGATCGCTGCCTATTTTTTCTGTCCCCCCTCCTCTCATGAATACCCCTTCCTTCAACATTACCTCGGTCATGTGATGGAGAGTTCGGCTACTGGTCATTATTTCCGGTATCGCTTAGTTGATGCGGCAGGTGATTATTTAGAGGACCGGGGCATACTGATTCCTTCCCAAGGAGAATTACCAAAACCTCCTGCCGATGAGGGACATTCTACACAGTCTCGCCGCGACGAGAATAACTGTATAACCGACTCGGTTTATACAAATATTAGCGAAGAGAGAGAAAGGCTATTGAATAGCGATAACTATTTAGAGGTACTGACAGGTTTAATGGCCGTGACGGGGAGAACCCCGGCTGAGTTATTTAAGTCCGCCGTCTTTAAACCGGACGCATCCGACCCCAGAGCGGTCTTATTCTCATCAACTATTACCAATGTTCATTACCGCCTCGTTACTCTAGTTGATGCGATTCTTGTTCTAGAAGCCATTCAACGGTTAAAGAAATTTCAAGAAGCTCAATTCTTACTCTACCAAACTCCTGAATTTATTGATTCTCACTGTTTGCCTAATGTGCAGCAAGTTATCGCCAAACATTTTCCTTATCAAAATATTGAAGAAATGAAGGACGCTTATCATCAAGGGGCTGGACCTTTAACTTTGGTACCCTTAAACGATGATGATACTCTTATTCAACTGAGTCCAGAAATGAGGACACAGTTAATGGCGATCGCCGACCGACTCTCATTCAAAGGTAGCCACACTGATATTATCAATGCTCTACTCGACTGGGTTACAACACAACTCGATTCCCAATCTGGGCAGATTCCGTCGAGTTCTCCCCTTTTAGCCACATCCTCAGTCATGGAGACTGTCAATTACCAAGCCCAAACTTTAAGTTGGTTGACCACTGAAGTTACTCATCTTCGACAACAAGTTAGTCAATTAGAACTTGAAAATAGAGAACTTAACTCCCAACTTCACGCCGCCAACCAACCGAACTGTGAACTCGAACACTTAAAAGAAGATCATGCCGCACTAGAACATTCCTTGAAGGCGGCCAATCAAAAAATTGAGCAGTTTAAGCGGCTATTATTTGATGAGGATCAACCCACTCCTCCTCCTCAGACAACTTCAAGTAGAGATGACAATTTATCACCTCCAACTGCATCCTTCCAGTGTGTGATAGTGCCAACCCCTAGTCATGAAGCACCCCCATCTACTCCATCCCAATCTCCAAGCGAAAAAATCCCCCCTCAACCAACTCACAAAAAACCGACAGGATCATCAAACTACCCACCCGCTCCCCTTCGCACCGGAGTTTCTCAAAGCAGTCGGGCCTATCAGAGGGCGAATGCTATCTTTGAAAAAATACAGCAGTGGAATCAACAACATCCCCAATCTACTTTTGCCCTTAATGCTGGTTTATTAGAGCAAACTTTCGGCATTCATCGCGCTGTGGCTAAAGAATGGATCACTCAAAATAGGGAACTTATCGAGCAATATCATCTCTCCATTGGGGTTGGTAATGCCAGGGGTCATAATCGGGGCAAAGATACTACTCCTCTTCAAGCCTTTGTTAGGGAGCAGTGA
- a CDS encoding DNA primase family protein, protein MVLTQANWAEVTPDSPCPLCGKPDWCSASDNSEAVVCRRTDPIVAPRSWKHIKESSDGYPIYALRGSQGEIKSKGRLKKISKPIACPIPEGEIELATLPNELTHPEKEKVTKSWGYDIVIKYPYSPTQYVKRTEHYDESGNRIKIKKKTKITLPYHQNAEGQWINAKGQQGWPAYRIEEAITYSTNKWVLGVEGETCVEAARSLMLVSNTMQGGCWGEVDLGTWLTQLKNNGVTGLVYWPDNDDDGQRKAQKLLAASGKVKFPVLILKPLEIWADIPETGDIADWVKWGLTQGMTGDEFIKRLELAIHEAVLSRHESPPVEENTPTQQTALPKQNRIASVIAERYLNKFRYNNEANTWMEYQDEAIKGGAWIAVSNLHIQTQIYHILQARNYEFNSSYLNSIEELLRKALYIKEWPKTPNLLPFSDCVLDLYTGKTIEHSPNNYLTWVLPRPYNVPLQSWTEIDNWLTEATRSNAAHKQILLCYAAAVLRRRADLQKFLHLIGTGGSGKSTFMNLLVALVGQQNTISLDFTSLNEKDAVAEAFGKVLAIFPDQDSAGKNISNFKKITGQDLLRGRRLYKDGFNFRFEGMCAVSSNNPIFHSGSGRWLTRRVLMVPFELAVPDGKVRNLEKEFEPELSAFTHYLLSIPETQIEATLKGLNKKQVISKTLWESQIRSDGLASWLNDEIVFEVTARTQIGSNAREWDNLDYDPTTSTLFGSYCHHIKRSGRQPLTKDNFSANLIELLKGTLKRDVEKVKTNQGRFITGVRLRTLHDFEIPCLDELLENFESDDGGDDGCDDGGDDGGDDLKPLPAFLSDGSDDKAINLEAKENLLVETPEDDPPLTVFDDPPSAAEEIPSSTPPSADKNNDDHLEGEVVTATTNQSEQVVEVATGAVTQVVTPFVTEAPSFDEIMRQIKFHRERLRWSKDFFAQILVNKYQKSLHQCFSCDVILLECLSWLLGIEFQPGDRVIHNEDWKGTIQSICPDGKQAFVYLDLMESVHPIDISSLSRLVE, encoded by the coding sequence ATGGTATTGACACAAGCGAACTGGGCAGAAGTAACGCCCGATAGTCCCTGTCCGTTATGCGGCAAGCCCGACTGGTGTTCGGCATCGGACAACTCTGAAGCGGTAGTATGTCGCCGAACAGACCCGATTGTTGCTCCCCGTTCATGGAAACACATCAAGGAATCATCAGATGGTTATCCGATTTACGCTTTACGGGGAAGTCAAGGGGAAATAAAGTCAAAGGGGCGGCTTAAAAAAATCTCTAAACCCATTGCTTGCCCCATCCCAGAGGGAGAAATTGAATTAGCTACGTTACCTAACGAGTTAACACACCCAGAAAAGGAAAAGGTTACAAAGTCATGGGGCTATGACATTGTAATCAAGTACCCCTATTCTCCAACCCAGTATGTAAAACGCACTGAACATTATGATGAGAGTGGCAATCGTATCAAAATCAAGAAGAAGACTAAGATAACTCTGCCGTATCATCAGAATGCAGAGGGTCAGTGGATTAATGCCAAAGGACAGCAGGGATGGCCGGCTTATAGAATAGAGGAAGCGATCACTTATAGCACTAACAAATGGGTTTTGGGGGTAGAGGGCGAGACTTGCGTAGAAGCTGCCCGAAGTCTGATGCTAGTCTCCAACACAATGCAGGGCGGCTGTTGGGGCGAAGTGGATCTAGGCACATGGCTAACCCAATTAAAAAACAATGGAGTCACCGGCTTAGTTTACTGGCCTGACAATGACGACGACGGACAGCGCAAGGCGCAAAAACTTTTAGCCGCATCGGGTAAAGTAAAATTTCCCGTACTCATCTTAAAACCCCTTGAAATATGGGCGGATATCCCCGAAACTGGAGACATAGCCGATTGGGTAAAGTGGGGGTTAACTCAGGGAATGACAGGAGACGAATTTATCAAGCGATTAGAACTAGCCATACATGAAGCTGTTTTATCGCGGCATGAGTCACCGCCAGTAGAAGAAAATACCCCTACTCAACAAACAGCACTGCCCAAACAAAACCGAATTGCCTCCGTAATAGCCGAACGCTACCTCAATAAGTTTCGATATAACAACGAAGCAAATACGTGGATGGAGTACCAAGACGAAGCAATTAAGGGCGGAGCATGGATAGCTGTCAGTAATTTACATATTCAGACGCAAATTTATCATATTCTACAGGCACGTAACTATGAGTTTAACTCTTCTTACCTCAATAGTATTGAGGAATTACTTAGGAAAGCACTCTACATCAAGGAATGGCCAAAAACGCCCAATCTACTACCATTCTCTGACTGTGTTTTAGACCTTTATACAGGAAAAACGATTGAGCATAGCCCGAATAATTATTTAACCTGGGTTCTACCTCGTCCCTACAACGTACCCCTCCAATCATGGACCGAGATCGACAACTGGTTAACCGAAGCTACCAGGAGCAACGCCGCTCATAAACAGATATTACTCTGTTACGCGGCGGCAGTGTTAAGGAGACGTGCAGATCTCCAGAAGTTTTTACATCTAATTGGCACCGGTGGAAGTGGCAAAAGCACTTTCATGAACTTGTTAGTGGCACTCGTTGGGCAACAAAATACTATTTCACTCGATTTCACCAGCCTAAATGAGAAAGATGCCGTAGCCGAAGCATTTGGGAAAGTTTTAGCCATTTTTCCTGACCAAGATAGTGCTGGCAAGAATATCTCCAACTTTAAGAAAATAACTGGGCAAGACTTATTAAGGGGGAGGCGGCTATATAAAGACGGCTTCAACTTCCGTTTTGAAGGGATGTGCGCTGTGTCGAGCAATAATCCCATATTTCATAGCGGCAGTGGGCGCTGGTTAACGAGACGAGTTTTAATGGTTCCTTTTGAGTTAGCCGTCCCTGATGGAAAAGTTCGTAACTTAGAGAAGGAATTTGAACCAGAATTATCCGCTTTTACTCATTATCTGCTTTCTATCCCTGAAACCCAAATCGAAGCGACCTTAAAGGGCTTAAACAAAAAACAGGTCATTTCCAAGACCTTGTGGGAATCACAGATTAGATCTGATGGGCTGGCGAGTTGGCTCAATGATGAAATCGTCTTCGAAGTTACAGCCAGAACCCAAATCGGTAGCAATGCCAGGGAATGGGATAATTTGGATTACGACCCAACCACCTCAACCTTATTTGGCTCATACTGTCATCATATCAAGCGCAGTGGTCGTCAGCCGCTAACCAAGGACAATTTTAGTGCTAATCTCATCGAATTGCTCAAAGGGACTCTCAAAAGGGACGTAGAGAAGGTTAAAACCAACCAGGGGCGCTTTATCACCGGAGTGCGGCTAAGAACTCTTCATGATTTTGAAATTCCCTGTCTAGATGAATTGCTCGAAAACTTCGAAAGTGACGACGGGGGTGACGACGGGTGTGACGACGGGGGTGACGACGGGGGTGACGACCTTAAACCCTTACCTGCATTCTTAAGTGACGGCAGTGACGACAAGGCTATTAATTTGGAGGCAAAGGAAAATTTATTAGTTGAGACACCCGAAGATGACCCCCCTTTAACCGTATTTGATGACCCCCCAAGTGCGGCAGAAGAAATTCCTTCTTCTACTCCTCCATCGGCAGATAAAAATAATGACGATCATTTAGAGGGGGAGGTCGTCACCGCCACCACAAACCAGTCAGAGCAAGTAGTTGAGGTGGCCACAGGAGCCGTCACCCAGGTCGTCACGCCCTTCGTCACTGAGGCCCCTAGTTTCGATGAAATTATGCGGCAAATCAAATTCCATCGAGAAAGATTAAGGTGGAGCAAGGATTTCTTCGCGCAAATTCTGGTTAATAAATATCAAAAATCACTTCACCAGTGCTTCAGTTGTGATGTCATATTGCTCGAGTGTCTATCTTGGCTCTTGGGTATTGAGTTTCAACCTGGAGATCGCGTTATCCATAATGAAGACTGGAAGGGTACTATCCAAAGTATTTGTCCTGATGGCAAACAAGCTTTTGTTTATTTAGATCTAATGGAGAGTGTACATCCGATTGATATAAGTAGTTTAAGTCGGCTTGTTGAATGA
- a CDS encoding SDR family oxidoreductase, which translates to MKLSNHTVLITGGTAGIGLELARSFKKRGNDVIVCSRNPKRLTLAAEELGDIETIQCDLAKDADLYTLVDKVSARKQKLSILINNAGVQLNYNFLTNKLKLEKIDWEIAVNFNALVKLTNLCLPLLRQNPESAIVNVSSGLAFAPKQSAPVYCATKAAVHIFSKTFRYQMEDAGLNIAVFEAILPLVATEMTKGRGEGHKISPKQVAQEVVSAMEKDQYEIYVGKVKLLMLVRRFIPELAEKILRNS; encoded by the coding sequence ATGAAATTATCTAATCATACTGTTTTAATTACAGGTGGAACTGCTGGAATCGGTTTAGAGCTTGCTCGTTCGTTTAAAAAACGAGGTAACGATGTAATTGTCTGTAGCCGAAATCCTAAACGACTTACTTTAGCAGCAGAAGAACTAGGCGATATCGAAACAATACAATGCGATTTAGCGAAGGACGCTGATCTGTATACTTTGGTCGATAAAGTTTCAGCAAGAAAGCAAAAACTTTCTATTTTAATTAACAATGCTGGAGTGCAATTAAACTATAATTTTTTAACCAATAAACTCAAATTAGAAAAGATCGATTGGGAAATTGCCGTAAATTTCAACGCTTTAGTTAAATTAACTAATCTATGTTTACCCTTACTACGACAAAATCCTGAAAGTGCAATTGTTAATGTGTCTTCTGGACTAGCGTTTGCTCCTAAACAAAGTGCGCCGGTTTATTGTGCCACAAAAGCGGCTGTTCATATTTTTAGCAAAACATTTCGCTACCAAATGGAAGATGCAGGTCTTAATATTGCCGTTTTTGAAGCTATTTTACCTTTAGTGGCTACAGAGATGACTAAAGGTCGAGGAGAAGGACACAAAATAAGTCCAAAACAAGTGGCTCAAGAAGTTGTAAGCGCAATGGAAAAAGATCAATATGAAATTTATGTGGGCAAAGTTAAATTATTAATGCTTGTCCGACGTTTTATTCCAGAATTAGCCGAAAAAATCCTCCGTAATAGTTAA